Below is a window of Theropithecus gelada isolate Dixy chromosome 15, Tgel_1.0, whole genome shotgun sequence DNA.
gttaatgggtacaaaaaatagttagaaagaataagacctaatttttggtagcacaacagggtgactacagtcaaaaataatttaattgtgcattttacaataactgaaagagtataattggattgtcacaaaaaggacaaatgcttgagggTGTGGATAcaccatttaccctgatgtgattactatgtattgcatgcctgtaccaaagtatctcatgtacctcataaatatacacatactatatagccccaaaaattaaaaataaaaaaagacattttaaaaaaaagaatcacaaagacATAAccaggtttattttttaaaaaggtctatTTGGCCCTTCTCCTGTACTGATTTTCCCACAAGTGGTGGAGgactaaagaaaaatcaaattatttaacataacaAATAGGGCCCTCTAGGAGAGAAGCAATCTAAAGGTTGTGTCTCTAACCTGAGGCAGATATTTGAGAGGTTTCTGCCAAATTGAAACCCCACCCTGCTACCTAAGCAATTAACACCTAGGCAATTCACACACAATTTCCAATAAACTACCTCAATTACAATTTTGAGCAGATCACCTCAATATGTGTCAATTCTAGCCCTACAAAAATCCACAGGTGAAAGTTGGCAATCATTCATTGAGGCCTCTGAAATTTCCTTACTTGTGCCAGTATTCCATTTAACTACCAAGTCAGGTGGGACTGATGCCAGCTTATTTGTCATTCAGTGTAAGAGTGAGGATTTTCTCCTGATATAAAATCAAGGGATAGAATCTTAGAATAGGAAGGAATTTGTAAAACTAAGAACTTACTCTtaagaaagagatcatgtcccTTCAAACAGGAGATGTTTTGCTGAGTTTCTTTGCAATTCAACACCCAGATTGGCAGGCTCGCCTGCCTTCTAGTTTGACACAGAACATAGAGGGAGGGATGAGTCAGGAGGCCCTGAGACGCTGAGCAGGCTGGAGGCAAGGGACACATTCTGACCCTTTCTCTCTCCACATAGCTGTCCATTGCCCAAAGGACATGTCCTGCCTGACCCGGGAGTATTTTCCCTCTCTATGATACAAAAGCTTTGGAAATGGCCTTCTTCCAATATCAGGAACAGTTCTTTCCGAGAAAGAGCCCCTTTTACCTAGGAAGAAAATTCTCCTGCCAGGGACACACTTCTGCATATAGAAAACAGCCTGCTCCCCACAGACTTGGCTGCTGTCTTGGTCCATCACGGCCAGTAGGTGGCTGCCTGCCCCTGTTAATGTAATAGGTCCCAAGTGAAATGGAATCTTCCATCTTCCCCTTTTCCTACAGCTACTCTTACATCACTGTAACAGGGGCATTCcctcattttcagaaatattcgccggaagaaaagaaaaagaacttctTATATAACAGTTTCTGGAAAAACTAAAACTTATACTCACGTTTTACTTTTAATTGGTGGCTTTGTACTCTTAAAGGGAAACTGATGAAAAAAACCTGCAAGGGAACAGAAGTCGGATGTATGAAGAGGCAGAGCAGGTTAATGAGGAGTGAAGAAGAGAGCACAGTGGAGATTTCTAAAGGAAGACGAAGGAAACTAATGTGATATGGGAGTGAAAATTGGGATCCAGAAAAACAGGGGGGCAAGGGCATGTCAGATATCAGAATCGAAAAATGGGTACTATGTACAGGTCTATTTCACTTCAGTTTAGGAGACAACTTCCCTTCCAGATATTTCTACAAGCTGCATTTTCCTGACTGAATATATAAACcagatttttctttcatctgGAGGGTGACTATTTTTCAGTGTTCTCTGGAACACTTCCCAGAATGGCATTTTTTAGACTGTCATATTTTTGTAGGTAGTTACtgaggggtgggggcagagtTAGCTCTCTGCTCTGATATTTACATGTGTGCAAAGATAATGAAATGAAGTAATAACTGTATTTTAAGCCTTCAGTGAGAAATACTGAAATTTAAGTGTTCTTAAATGTTTGTTCAACATTCACaactacaaatattttcttctctgtatttaTCTATAAAGACTAAAGTTCAGAGAAATTAGGTGAATTTCCTTAGATCACACAGAACTGCTGTCAGAATCTAATGTAGAATCCTACATTACATATTATGGGAAATGTTAAAAGTTTCATATATTAGACTactattgagtttttaaaaagctttgatTCCAAAATTAAACGGATGTCTTCCTGGTCTTCTTTTAATTGTTGCATGCTATCATGTTTTGGGGGGCCAGTTTTTACCTATTTTTTACCTTAGATAGTGGAGAAAACTTCACTGATCCAGTTTTACTCTTCTGTCTTATAAATTGTCCTAAATGTTACATTTATTGCAATTTGGTTATTTGTGCATCCTGAAGAACTTGTGATTTTCATGAAATTACTGTTCTACATagatgaaatataaatttaatcaGGAAGAATACACTGATaatgtaaaacaacagaagaaTTATTGGCATACCTTTCCCTATTAGGAAATGAAATGAATTTATAACAGTAATACTAAAAACAATGTGATATAGGAGAAAATAAAGTTAGCAAACTTTTAAAGCATGTAATTTCACCAAATACATGgtgaaatacatttgaaattatattatCTCTAGTAATTATATTTAGGAAAAAGATATAGCTGATGTTAACATGGTGGAAAGaagttttcaataaattattttaaaatgataataaaggcAGAAATCCAATTGAAAATGTCACACTACAAACACTAATAAAATCTTGATAGAACAGAGAATTGAGAgtgatattacattttaaataagaattccTGGGGTATAATTTTATGCTCATAatagctaaatttttaaaatgttgtttttgtttttgtttttgtttttttttaatgtacacaaattTCTAACTTTTTCCTGTGAAACAGGGTATGGCTATAGAGACTCGGATGGCAAATTATGAAATAAAGCCTGGTGTCAGGATTTTCTTAcctaaaacaaaaaatgcagGAAAGTTAGGTAAAATGTATAACACATAAACCACCACCAAAGAATGGAagggaaataatatttgaaaagaattaaGACATTGATTAGAGATGCGGAGTGTGATGATAACATTTATGTGTCACCTTGGCTAGGCCAGGGCACCCATGTTTTGGTGAAACATTATTCTAGGTGTTCCTGTGAAGGTATGTTTTAGATCAgattaatgtttaaatatttgagtaaagcagattatcctcgataatgtgggtgggcttcatccaatcagttgaaggcttaaaagaaaatgattaatttcCCCAGAAGCAGggggaattctgccagcagaccACCTATGGGCTCCAACGGCAACTCTTCTCCAGGTCTCCAGCCTGCTGAATTACACTGCAGATTTTGGATCTGCCAAGCTTTCACAATCACGTGAGcaaattctttaaaacaaatctgtctcacacacacacgtgcacacacatacacatacacacacacacacacacacacacacaacctgatggttctgtttctctggagaagcctGACATATACAGGTTGGGAAGCCAAGCCATGTCCACCTCCTAAATTTCTCTATCCTCCCCTCTAGAGGACAGAAGACTGCAAATGAtacaatttttgtaatttgtctAAGGCCCTGGTCAACTCCCAGTTTGAAAGCAGCAAATCCAGATGTTGAGTGTGTAGCCAGAGGAAAGACTCAAGAGGCCCGTGTGCAGTTTGTAGGCTCTCCCTCCCTGCTACCTCAGCAATTCACACATACTTCCCAGTGAAATCACTCCATGAATATATGGTGTCAATTATAGGAATGCCTCTCAAACTCTaccaaaattcatacatttgAATAAATAGACCTCACTAGCTCTCAGGGAACAGTCATGTTATTCTTTCACATTCCTTAGCTTCCATGGGAATTCTTCCTTTTGCTAACTAGGCAAGGGTTTTACTGTTGAGTGGAAGAACTGTAAAGATCATTATTCAAAGTGacagtgagaaaatattttaatttgttaatgttTGAACTCTGATATTAGGAATAAATCTGTGAAATTAAGATTGTACTGCTGTTTTAATGCACCATTAAACATGAGGTTTCTGTAAGCAGTATTAAGTTCCAATACAAAATGGCAGCTCTACCTATGCCCTGGAGTCCCAATGTATGAGGATGGGGTGATCCTGGGGAGTAGACTGTTCTGCACAGTAGGGTGTGGGCAGATATTACATCTCTGTGTCCATCTCACTGTGAATCCCAAGGAGCCCATGCCTTGACTGCACCTGGAAACTCATTCTCTTTGTAACAGACCGGGGATAAGGAACAAACTTGGACAACACTAGCATCTCTTCTTGCCAAGAAGTAGCTTTTTTGCAGCACAAAGAGAAATCTCCAGAACTGGTAGGATTCCTCCATAGATCAGAAACCTGCCCTCCAGTCTTGATTGCTGCCCTTGTCACACTTGGTCCCAGGGGACTGTCTTTTTTGTTTAACTTCTGCtttctacttttacttttctACTCTTTAGGGAAACCATGAAGCCAGAACCACAACAGAACAGAAAGCAGCTCTGTGTGAAAGGGCAGGACGATAAAGGGAGTGAATGACCAAGGAAACCCTGGTGATATGAGAGTGCATCCTGGAATGCTGCAAGCCAGGGAAGGAATGTACCAGGTGCCAGAATCAGTCAATATACATCATGTGTCTTCTGCAGTTCAAACTAGATGCTTCTCCTATCTCAGGAAAAGCAGCAGCCACCATTCCCTGACTGCATATAAAGAGGACACATCTTTGAAATGAGGAGTGACAATTTTTCAGCCTCTCTAGAATTCTCATTTTCTCAGTCTCCTTCCATTGGAGGTCAGTTACTGAAATATAGGACATAGTCCCTAAGAATtttatagaaagacaaatattatcaTCTACAACTGTacgaagaaaaataggaaaataccTACCGTATTTTAACTCCTTATTTGATAGAAGATATTATCATAGgtgctttaaaattcatgtgttcCTTTAATATTcacaactataaaaatattttgaaaccattttatttatgagaaaactaaggctcaaagaGATTAAGCAGATTGATCAACAATACACTTACATCCAAGCAGAATGAAATTTTGGTGTCAAATTCTTTAATGTAAGTGATGGGTGATTTTGTCAGTTTTGTATTCCAGATTTCTGTTATAATTGCTAAATCTCCTTTTATTCATGAATTATACACAATTATACACAAGTCTTCCTTGTTTTCTGAATATCCATGGTTCATGTATTTTCACTTGGTGTTgaccagtttttttctttaccttaGGTATTGAGAAAGAAAGTCTCTGATTGTTTCCCACTTTTATTTTGTGAGGGATGTTTGTCAGGCTTTATGTCCATAGTAATTCGGTTCTTTCTGGATTGACAAAGACTACAATATTCatgaaatcaggaagaattacCAAAGTGTAACATAAAAGATCTTCTTATATCTAGCACTACaagaaattaagatggattaTAAAGCTGCAGAAGAACTGTACTAAACCAATGTGACAACAATGGAAGTTAACTAACAACAAATAAGGCCAATACTTCCAGGTGTCATTATATCATCATCATTAATTATTTTGGTGAAGGATTGAATTAGTTATCTCTTACTCCCTAACAAGTTAACAGAAACTAGGCAGCTTACTAATAGTCAAAGTAGTATtaattaaaacaagaataaattataattataaataatataccatgatttaaaataatatattaaatatattaatatgatttGCTAGTACATCAGTTATATGAAAtctatccagaaaaaaatattgacaaaggaaatactaTGCACAGAAAAGGTAACCCACGTTCTTTCTTTCCCCCATCACATCCTATTTTTTCGCCCTCTTCAGAGTCACTAACTTCTCTTATTTACACTTCCAGCTGCTACAGTGTGGTTTGTTCTGatttattttaccataataacTCTCATAAGCTTGCCAGTGTCATCTGTTTTCCCAAGGTAGTGGACAGTTTCAATGTATACCTTCTGGGAATCTACTGATAACTCTTTTcagaatattaattttcttaaactttttttcctaGTATTTTCTCCTGTTGTCCTTCTAATGTGTGGCCTTTCCATCTGTTTCTTTGtggctcttttctttccttccttaacTGTGGAAGGTCCTCCGAATCATGTTTAAGCCATTTTCTCCCTCAACACTCTCTCCCCACATGAGCTCCTCCATTTCAGTTACTGCATATGAACCTCTAGCAATTGCATTCTTTATTAATTGCAAACTCATATATCCAGCTGGCAGTGCACAATTGTACTTAGATGTCTACCAGTTAGCATGTAGAGGGTATCTCTGCGTTTAGTTTTATTTCCTCACATGCCTTGGTCTACCTTCTGGGGAGATAAATTCATTGGTTCTTTCTTCTCATTATGGCATTAGACATAACTGATATTAAGTATGATTACTGTTTTTAGGTTTCTTTCcctacaaaaaacaaagatatgaGAGAGCAGGAATTGTATTTGTTATGTTCACCTGCATATCTTGAGGGCAACATACAACTTAATTTAGACAAAGTtcatttttacttataatttGAACGTACTAAGCATGGATAAAGGAATCGTACCATCCATTCTTTAATCAGTTTGCACAATCAGGTTTGgagttaaattttaaagaataaataaataaatataagaatttttctatagtaaaaatttaataaacaaggcaaaataataaatataaagaacatatttttgtTACACAATTCACAATGTAAAAGTTCACATAATATAATATGAACAAAACTAATTTAAGTCCTATAAATAGTTAactaaataaagatttaaataaatagatgaatagatCCATCAGCATGGTCATCTGTAAGGGACTAGTGCCCATACAGATGAACAGGATGTTGCTTAACACTCCTGAAAATACTTGACATATTTGATTCAACTCATGGCATGGTTACAGCGGAAACAAGAGTCTTTGAAAGAGCACAACTTTGGAAGTGTGAGCTGCTGTATTAGTCTATAAGAATCATTTCCATGTTGCACCAGGTCTTATTCCTTACTCTTCAATCTTTTTTGCAAGTTGATTGATAAAGAGAAGGATCTCATGATTTCTGCTCTGacaacctcccaggcacaagggCTGTATTTCTTCTCTGTCAGATAGAGAGTGATTCTTCGGAAGTATTTCTTCACAGCCAGGATGGAGTCCTCGTACATCAGGTGAGTCTCTGTCACCCCCACTTCCTGCATCACACAGGACTCCAGGTCATTCAGCTGCTGGTCAAGTTCGATGTAGAATTCATCTAGAAGCGTCTCACTGAAAGCAGCAGATGAATTCTTTGTGTTGAAGAGGTTGAAGGTCTGCTGGATTATCTCATGGAGGACAGAGATGGCTTGAGCCTTCTGGAAGTTTTTGTCATCAAACTCCTCCTGGGGGAATTCAAAGTCATGTCTGTCCttcaggcaggagaaaggagagatTCTTCTCATTTGTGCCAGGAGCACCGAGGCCCTCCTGTAACCCAGGCTGTGGGTCTGAGGCAGATCACAGCCCAGAGAGCTGAATGGCTTGTAGCTGAGCACCACTAGGGCCATCAGTAAATAAAAGGTCAAGGCCATTGTAGATGTTGCGGATGCTGCTGAGCTGGTTCAGATGGATGACCCTTAACCTTGGGCTCTAGGATCTCTGAAGACTTTGGTTTGTACACGGCCTTATATAGGGAACATACTCATTTCCACTTTCTGAACgctactgcattttttttctacttctgtttttGCTTTCCTTTATGCACTCTCTACATGGGCTTAAGGAAGTGTTTCTCaaccagttttcttttcattactgCATTCCCTTTCTCAACCTCCAGAGTcctgtttgataatttttttctaagtaaaccCCTCCTGATAATTTAATAACATAGATATATTATGTGCATATATGGATGTACTGCATTCCTATccactttaaaaagcaaagtggACAGTTTACTTTTTTATGCAATGCAGCATTAAGTAAAAATTTTATgctaaaagttaaatataaaagctattggcatttaactttataaaagttATTTGCTGAGTGACTTCTAGTATATGtacttatataaatattaatgaatcaAGTGAAACATGCAAAgttataatatatgaaaatatataataccaatataataaaaatacttatataaaaatatgtaataccaatagaataaaaatacttaaaaatctcACAAAACTGCTAAGGgcctatttaaaattaaattattcttatAACATT
It encodes the following:
- the LOC112608298 gene encoding interferon alpha-8, with product MALTFYLLMALVVLSYKPFSSLGCDLPQTHSLGYRRASVLLAQMRRISPFSCLKDRHDFEFPQEEFDDKNFQKAQAISVLHEIIQQTFNLFNTKNSSAAFSETLLDEFYIELDQQLNDLESCVMQEVGVTETHLMYEDSILAVKKYFRRITLYLTEKKYSPCAWEVVRAEIMRSFSLSINLQKRLKSKE